The Piliocolobus tephrosceles isolate RC106 chromosome 3, ASM277652v3, whole genome shotgun sequence genome has a window encoding:
- the LOC111550878 gene encoding LOW QUALITY PROTEIN: 60S ribosomal protein L4-like (The sequence of the model RefSeq protein was modified relative to this genomic sequence to represent the inferred CDS: inserted 1 base in 1 codon), whose product MAAAGLRGAWLSPLSAMACARPLIPVYSEKGESSGKNVTLPAVFKGPIQPDIVNFVHTNLRKNNXPYTVSELAGHQTSAESWGTGRAVAQIPTVQGSGTHRSGQGAFGNMCRGGQMFAATKTWHCWHRRGNTTQKRYAVRSALAASALPALVMSKGHRVEEVPELPLVVEDKVEGYKKTKEAVLLRKKLEAWNDIKKVYASQGMRAGKGKTRNCCRIQRRGPCIIYNEDNGIIKAFRNIPGITLLNVSKLNILKLPPGGHVGRFCIWTESTFRKLDELYGTWRKAASLKINYNLPMHKMINTDLSRILKSPEIQRALGAPRKKIHCRVLKKNPLKNLRIMLKLNPYAKTMRWNTILGQVRNHKLWVDKAAAAAAALEAKSDEKVAVAGKKPVEGKKGKKAAVGVKKQKKPGAPLVGKKAASTKKPAPEKKPAEKKPTPEENKPAA is encoded by the exons ATGGCAGCAGCTGGGCTGAGAGGAGCGTGGCTGTCTCCTCTCTCGGCCATGGCGTGTGCTCGCCCACTGATACCGGTGTACTCCGAAAAGGGGGAGTCATCTGGCAAAAATGTCACTTTGCCTGCTGTATTCAAGGGTCCTATTCAACCAGATATTGTGAACTTTGTTCACACCAACTTGCGCAAAAACA AGCCCTACACTGTCAGTGAATTAGCAGGTCATCAGACCAGTGCTGAGTCTTGGGGTACTGGCAGAGCTGTGGCTCAAATTCCCACAGTTCAAGGTAGTGGGACTCACCGCTCTGGCCAGGGTGCTTTTGGAAACATGTGTCGTGGAGGCCAAATGTTTGCAGCAACCAAAACCTGGCACTGCTGGCATCGTAGAGGGAACACAACCCAAAAACGATATGCTGTCCGTTCTGCTCTGGCTGCCTCAGCCCTGCCAGCACTGGTCATGTCTAAAGGTCATCGTGTTGAGGAAGTTCCTGAACTTCCTTTGGTAGTTGAAGATAAAGTTGAAGGCTACAAGAAGACCAAGGAAGCTGTTTTGCTTCGTAAGAAACTTGAAGCCTGGAATGATATCAAAAAGGTCTATGCCTCTCAGGGAATGAGAGCTGGCAAAGGCAAAACGAGAAACTGTTGCCGTATCCAGCGCAGGGGGCCGTGCATCATCTATAATGAGGATAATGGTATCATCAAGGCCTTCAGAAACATCCCTGGAATTACTCTGCTTAATGTAAGCAAACTGAACATTTTGAAGCTTCCTCCTGGTGGGCATGTGGGACGTTTCTGCATTTGGACTGAAAGTACTTTCCGGAAGTTAGATGAATTGTATGGCACTTGGCGTAAAGCCGCTTCCCTCAAGATTAACTACAATCTTCCCATGCACAAGATGATTAATACAGATCTTAGCAGAATCTTGAAAAGCCCAGAGATCCAAAGAGCCCTGGGAGCACCACGCAAGAAGATTCATTGCAGAGTCCTAAAGAAGAACCCACTGAAAAACCTGAGAATCATGTTGAAGCTAAACCCATATGCAAAGACCATGCGCTGGAACACCATTCTTGGCCAGGTCAGGAATCACAAGCTCTGGGTGGATAAGGCAGCTGCTGCAGCAGCAGCACTAGAAGCCAAATCAGATGAGAAGGTGGCAGTTGCAGGCAAGAAGCCTGTGGAaggtaagaaaggaaagaaggctgCTGTTGGTGTTAAGAAGCAgaagaagccgggcgcg